A stretch of Faecalibacterium duncaniae DNA encodes these proteins:
- a CDS encoding MerR family transcriptional regulator translates to MNIKQAAEQSGVSSPNIRFYEKEGLMTPARNRGNAYRDYTAGDIRTLKLIRMLRMLDMPLPVIQRVLNGEQPLSEALQAQQAVLEQQAAQLAGAIRFCAELTQQTPQVDQLDVDDCLKRMQDPQEPGRFFSGWLRDYRTVAENEQKKRFFIVSEQSINTPEDFAAVLLRYGEAQGSPVCITKGGMYPEFEWHGIRYKAWRGQGRYCDSICCEALFPESLKTGLPLRRERLLRWLQRLLPVAVAAMVLGTLALRGRM, encoded by the coding sequence ATGAACATCAAACAGGCTGCGGAACAGAGTGGAGTTTCCAGCCCCAACATCCGCTTCTACGAAAAAGAAGGGCTGATGACCCCTGCCCGTAACCGGGGCAATGCCTACCGGGATTACACCGCCGGGGATATCCGGACCCTGAAACTGATCCGGATGCTTCGGATGCTGGATATGCCGCTGCCCGTAATACAGAGGGTCCTCAACGGGGAACAGCCGCTGAGCGAAGCACTTCAGGCACAGCAGGCGGTACTGGAGCAGCAGGCGGCACAGCTGGCGGGTGCGATCCGCTTTTGCGCAGAGCTGACCCAACAGACTCCTCAGGTGGATCAGCTGGATGTGGACGACTGCCTGAAACGGATGCAGGACCCGCAGGAGCCGGGCAGATTTTTCTCCGGCTGGCTCAGGGATTACCGTACCGTGGCAGAAAACGAACAGAAAAAACGCTTTTTCATCGTATCGGAACAGTCCATCAATACCCCGGAGGATTTTGCAGCCGTGCTGCTGCGCTATGGGGAAGCTCAAGGGAGCCCCGTCTGCATCACAAAAGGGGGAATGTACCCGGAGTTTGAGTGGCACGGTATCCGGTATAAGGCATGGCGCGGGCAGGGCCGCTATTGCGATTCTATCTGCTGCGAAGCACTCTTCCCGGAATCTCTCAAAACGGGACTGCCGCTCAGGCGGGAACGCCTGCTGCGCTGGCTACAGCGGCTGCTCCCTGTGGCAGTGGCCGCTATGGTGCTGGGAACACTTGCTCTACGCGGCAGAATGTGA
- a CDS encoding DUF951 domain-containing protein yields the protein MDIAVGDTIQTRKKHPCGASSFEVLRVGMDFKIRCTGCGREVMLPRAKIEKNIKKVLKPGAAE from the coding sequence ATGGATATCGCAGTGGGAGATACCATCCAGACCCGCAAAAAACACCCGTGCGGAGCTTCCAGCTTCGAGGTGCTCCGGGTCGGTATGGATTTCAAGATCCGCTGCACGGGCTGCGGCCGTGAGGTCATGCTGCCCCGCGCGAAAATTGAAAAAAACATCAAGAAAGTGCTCAAGCCCGGCGCTGCCGAGTAA
- a CDS encoding site-specific integrase — protein MLERDVELFIEHCELKGLSQKTIGSYEQTMRLFIRFSNEQGIVQTEKVTHMMVQNYISVN, from the coding sequence ATGTTGGAACGTGATGTGGAGCTGTTCATAGAGCACTGTGAATTGAAGGGGTTGAGCCAAAAGACGATTGGAAGCTACGAACAGACGATGCGATTATTTATTAGATTTTCCAACGAACAGGGAATTGTGCAGACGGAGAAGGTGACGCACATGATGGTACAGAACTATATTAGCGTCAACTAA
- the spoIVB gene encoding SpoIVB peptidase has protein sequence MKRRNRAQRLLRLTAVYLLLLPFLLLGWLYSRLPDRVYLEPGQALLLPRFGWVEPMGFHGSQNAASTQVVGSYQTTLSLGGWLPIKNIRTVVTERTQVTVCGTPFGVKMFSEGALIVGFSDIDSPGGSTVNPAKAAGLRLGDRVIRIGQIRTENNDAVKEALEAARGSAAEVIYVRSGEQRSTTLTPVWDAAAAQWRAGMWVRDSSAGVGTLTFVDPEKGVFAGLGHPISDGDTGESIALRSGEIVPCEITGCSMGTVGSPGELKGKFLSAHAIGSIRINGENGVYGTTRTGFSGQTMPVAFAQEVETGDAQILATVAGETPRTYHVRIEKISDADPRRNMVVRVVDKALLSRTGGIVQGMSGSPILQNGRLVGAVTHVLVNDPTRGYGIFAQTMLEQAEQVATAEK, from the coding sequence GTGAAACGACGCAACAGAGCACAGCGATTGCTGAGACTGACAGCAGTGTATCTTCTCCTGCTGCCGTTTCTGCTGCTGGGTTGGCTGTACAGCCGCCTGCCGGATCGTGTTTATCTGGAACCCGGGCAGGCCTTGCTTTTGCCCCGCTTTGGCTGGGTGGAACCTATGGGGTTTCACGGCAGCCAGAATGCGGCCAGTACCCAGGTCGTGGGCAGTTACCAGACCACTCTGTCACTGGGCGGCTGGCTTCCCATCAAGAATATCCGCACGGTGGTCACGGAGCGCACGCAGGTCACGGTCTGCGGTACGCCGTTCGGGGTCAAAATGTTCTCCGAGGGGGCACTGATCGTTGGCTTTTCCGATATCGACAGCCCCGGCGGGAGCACAGTGAACCCGGCAAAGGCAGCGGGACTGCGTCTGGGAGACCGCGTGATCCGCATTGGACAGATCAGAACGGAAAACAATGACGCTGTGAAGGAAGCGCTGGAAGCCGCCCGGGGAAGCGCTGCAGAGGTCATCTATGTCCGCAGCGGGGAACAGCGCAGCACCACCCTGACCCCTGTCTGGGATGCCGCTGCCGCCCAGTGGCGGGCAGGCATGTGGGTGCGGGATTCCTCCGCCGGTGTGGGCACTCTGACCTTTGTGGACCCGGAAAAGGGTGTCTTTGCGGGGCTGGGGCATCCCATCAGCGACGGCGACACCGGCGAAAGCATCGCTCTGCGCAGCGGGGAGATCGTGCCATGTGAGATCACCGGGTGCAGCATGGGCACTGTGGGCAGCCCAGGGGAGCTGAAGGGGAAGTTCCTGAGCGCCCACGCCATTGGCAGCATCCGGATCAATGGAGAAAACGGCGTTTATGGCACAACACGGACAGGCTTTTCCGGGCAAACCATGCCGGTGGCGTTTGCGCAGGAGGTCGAGACGGGGGATGCACAGATCCTGGCTACCGTCGCCGGGGAAACGCCCCGTACCTACCATGTCCGCATCGAGAAGATCAGCGATGCCGACCCGCGCCGCAATATGGTCGTCCGGGTGGTGGACAAAGCCCTGCTTTCCCGGACCGGCGGCATTGTGCAGGGGATGAGCGGCAGTCCCATTTTGCAGAATGGGCGGCTGGTCGGCGCAGTGACCCATGTTCTCGTCAACGATCCGACACGGGGCTATGGAATTTTCGCGCAGACCATGCTGGAGCAGGCTGAACAGGTTGCAACGGCGGAAAAATGA
- the spo0A gene encoding sporulation transcription factor Spo0A, with translation MDKIKFLMSDTGAEITAACREALEQKGVEVTVVEKDGLKVLQKMLAVRPQVVLLDAFMPGLDALAVKQKYNAAGERHTSFFVTGAFQSEEMVQELLDEGFAYYFVKPFDETVLANRVLKVAAGQEKRILHTSVDSDELTVTEILHQIGVPAHIKGYQFLRDAILLTMNEPEYINAVTKRLYPEIAKKNGTTASRVERAIRHAIEVAWDRGDVDTLNSYFGYTIHNLRGKPTNSEFIAMIADKMRLDKRQRAV, from the coding sequence ATGGACAAGATCAAATTTTTGATGTCGGATACTGGCGCAGAGATCACGGCAGCCTGTCGTGAAGCTTTGGAGCAGAAGGGCGTAGAGGTGACCGTGGTGGAAAAAGACGGCCTGAAGGTCCTGCAGAAAATGCTTGCAGTGCGGCCCCAGGTGGTGTTGCTGGATGCCTTTATGCCCGGGCTGGATGCGCTGGCTGTGAAACAGAAGTACAATGCAGCCGGTGAACGTCACACCTCTTTCTTTGTGACGGGGGCGTTCCAGAGCGAGGAAATGGTGCAGGAGCTGCTGGACGAGGGCTTTGCTTACTACTTCGTCAAGCCCTTTGACGAGACGGTTCTGGCAAACCGCGTGCTGAAGGTGGCTGCCGGGCAGGAAAAGCGCATCCTGCACACCAGCGTGGACAGCGATGAACTGACAGTCACTGAGATCCTGCACCAGATCGGTGTTCCCGCTCATATCAAGGGCTATCAGTTCCTGCGGGATGCCATCCTGCTCACCATGAACGAGCCGGAGTACATCAACGCTGTGACCAAACGCCTCTACCCGGAAATCGCCAAGAAAAACGGTACCACTGCCAGCCGCGTGGAGCGCGCCATCCGCCATGCCATCGAGGTGGCGTGGGACCGGGGCGATGTGGATACCCTCAACAGCTACTTCGGCTATACCATCCACAACCTGCGGGGAAAACCCACCAACAGCGAATTCATTGCGATGATCGCTGACAAGATGCGGCTGGATAAGCGGCAGAGGGCAGTGTGA
- the coaE gene encoding dephospho-CoA kinase (Dephospho-CoA kinase (CoaE) performs the final step in coenzyme A biosynthesis.), whose amino-acid sequence MITLGITGRSGCGKSTVTAVFAAHGVPLVDADQISREILLPGSPLLPVLAQRFGADILYADGSLNRRLLADRAFAAPEGKAALDSLVLPEIIRRVCRLKQAAREAGAPLFVIDGAVIVGTDAEKECDHLCVVTAPFATSVARIAARDGIAPEMAARRLNAQTPEEVLLARADLVLRNDADLASLEAAAAALCEQLQAEGARKGGADTSL is encoded by the coding sequence ATGATCACGCTTGGGATCACCGGCCGCAGCGGCTGCGGCAAATCGACCGTGACGGCGGTGTTTGCCGCCCATGGTGTCCCGCTGGTGGATGCTGACCAGATCTCCCGCGAGATCCTGCTGCCCGGTTCTCCGCTGCTGCCAGTGTTGGCCCAGCGGTTCGGGGCAGATATCCTGTATGCCGACGGCAGCCTGAATCGCCGCCTGCTGGCAGACCGCGCCTTTGCTGCGCCGGAAGGAAAGGCCGCTCTGGATTCTCTCGTGCTTCCGGAGATCATCCGGCGGGTCTGCAGATTGAAGCAGGCCGCCCGGGAAGCCGGAGCACCGCTTTTTGTGATAGACGGAGCCGTGATCGTGGGCACTGATGCGGAAAAAGAGTGCGACCACCTCTGCGTGGTCACTGCGCCCTTTGCCACCAGTGTGGCCCGCATTGCGGCCCGGGACGGTATCGCCCCGGAGATGGCGGCACGGCGGCTCAACGCCCAGACCCCGGAAGAGGTCCTGCTTGCCAGGGCCGATCTTGTCCTGCGCAACGATGCTGACCTTGCTTCGCTGGAAGCGGCGGCAGCGGCGCTCTGTGAGCAGCTGCAGGCTGAGGGTGCACGGAAAGGGGGCGCGGACACGTCGCTTTGA
- a CDS encoding NUDIX hydrolase produces the protein MDISFKMGDEKFNYRVSAIIISNGRILAMSHDKPSEYYSLPGGRVMMEETAEQAMIREVREELGVSLKISRPLWLNQSFFTKDTDGLRYHEICIYFLMDTADAGLLERQNTFTRTEGTDTHIFKWLEIAQLKDETFYPLFLKKEISNLPDGFTIRTEVR, from the coding sequence GTGGATATCTCTTTTAAGATGGGCGATGAAAAGTTTAATTACAGAGTGAGTGCAATCATAATTTCTAACGGAAGAATTTTGGCAATGTCCCATGACAAACCGTCAGAGTACTACTCTCTGCCCGGGGGTAGAGTGATGATGGAGGAAACGGCCGAACAAGCGATGATACGGGAAGTTCGGGAAGAGCTTGGTGTTTCACTGAAGATATCCCGGCCATTATGGTTGAATCAATCTTTTTTCACAAAAGATACAGATGGTCTCCGATATCACGAGATATGTATTTATTTTTTGATGGATACCGCAGATGCTGGCCTGCTGGAAAGGCAAAACACGTTCACTCGAACAGAGGGAACCGATACGCATATATTTAAATGGTTAGAGATTGCTCAATTAAAGGATGAAACTTTTTATCCATTGTTCCTGAAAAAAGAAATTTCCAACCTTCCGGATGGGTTCACGATCCGAACGGAAGTGCGATGA
- a CDS encoding aminopeptidase: MAEKTPNQQLAEKLLYKPAYVADKDADVKQKAHDFAEGYKKFLDAGKTEREVAAESEQMLKDAGYQQFDPKKTYKPGDKIYFVQCNKAVVASTIGTKSFEDGFHLVIAHTDSPRLDLRPTPLYESDHLSYFKTHYYGGIRKYQWGTIPLSIHGVFTREDGSTVTVRVGEDENDPVFCITDLLPHLGAEQNARPLKDGIKAEELNILIGSDAVDDENVKEAVKLNTMILLNEKYGITEKEFMRAEIEITPAYKSRDVGFDRSMVGGYGHDDRVDAYPALMAEIETKNPAYTTVCVLTDKEEIGSDGVTGMQSMYAFHFMQELCRTAGQDDILAFRHSVCLSADVTAAYDPTWASAFEPMNGTYAGRGVAIFKYTGGGSKGSASDACAELVSDITRMLDNGNVAWQIGELGRLDLGGGGTIAKYVANRGIPVLDIGVPVLSMHAPFEVIHKNDLYMAYRAFSLFNNAQ, from the coding sequence ATGGCAGAAAAAACTCCGAACCAGCAGCTGGCTGAAAAGCTGCTCTATAAGCCTGCTTACGTCGCCGATAAGGACGCTGACGTGAAGCAGAAGGCCCACGACTTTGCCGAGGGCTACAAGAAGTTCCTGGATGCAGGCAAGACCGAGCGCGAGGTCGCCGCCGAGAGCGAGCAGATGCTCAAGGATGCAGGCTACCAGCAGTTCGACCCGAAAAAAACCTACAAGCCCGGCGACAAGATCTACTTTGTCCAGTGCAACAAGGCTGTGGTGGCTTCCACCATCGGTACCAAGAGCTTTGAGGATGGCTTCCATCTGGTCATTGCCCACACCGACAGCCCCCGTCTGGACCTGCGTCCCACCCCGCTGTATGAGTCTGACCACCTGAGCTACTTCAAGACCCATTACTACGGTGGTATCCGCAAGTATCAGTGGGGCACTATCCCTCTGTCCATCCACGGCGTGTTCACCCGTGAGGATGGCTCCACCGTCACCGTCCGTGTGGGCGAGGATGAGAACGATCCCGTCTTCTGCATCACCGACCTGTTGCCCCATCTGGGTGCCGAGCAGAACGCCCGTCCCCTGAAGGACGGCATCAAGGCTGAGGAGCTGAACATCCTCATCGGCTCCGATGCTGTTGATGACGAGAACGTCAAGGAAGCTGTCAAGCTGAACACCATGATCCTGCTCAACGAGAAGTACGGCATCACTGAGAAGGAGTTCATGCGCGCTGAGATCGAGATCACCCCGGCTTACAAGAGCCGCGACGTTGGCTTCGACCGCTCCATGGTGGGCGGCTATGGCCACGATGACCGTGTGGACGCTTATCCCGCACTGATGGCCGAGATCGAGACCAAGAACCCCGCTTACACCACTGTCTGCGTCCTGACCGATAAGGAAGAGATCGGCTCCGACGGCGTGACCGGTATGCAGAGCATGTACGCCTTCCACTTCATGCAGGAGCTCTGCCGTACCGCCGGTCAGGATGATATCCTGGCCTTCCGTCACAGCGTCTGCCTGTCCGCTGACGTGACCGCTGCCTACGATCCCACCTGGGCAAGTGCATTCGAGCCTATGAACGGCACTTATGCAGGCCGCGGCGTTGCCATCTTCAAGTACACCGGCGGCGGCAGCAAGGGCTCCGCAAGCGATGCCTGCGCTGAGCTGGTCAGTGATATTACCCGGATGCTGGACAACGGTAACGTTGCATGGCAGATCGGTGAGCTGGGCCGTCTGGATCTGGGCGGCGGCGGTACCATCGCCAAGTATGTCGCAAACCGCGGCATCCCCGTGCTGGATATCGGTGTGCCTGTGCTGTCCATGCACGCTCCCTTCGAGGTCATCCATAAGAACGACCTGTACATGGCTTACCGTGCCTTCTCCCTGTTCAACAACGCACAGTAA
- a CDS encoding S1 RNA-binding domain-containing protein, with product MMQTFRTEGNYRSADRLSPAELRAAIASREILQSTALAFDTQRQLRFDLGGVKAVMPFGQCADGAESGTVRDIAVLTRVGRPTCFVIEGMETGENGQPCYLLSRAEAQRMCKAEYLDTLQPGDILPCTVTHIEPFGAFCDVGCGISALLPIDCMSVSRISSPADRVSVGQQILCAIKSRDVQGRFVLTIRELLGTWEENAAGFTVGETVVGIVRSVEEYGTFVEIAPNLAGLAETCPDLHPGQAVSVYIKNILPDKMKIKLVIVNHSLGQSHRFDLRYFITEGHIDHWLYSTPESRKRIETDFAVAACNPV from the coding sequence ATGATGCAGACATTTCGTACTGAAGGCAATTACCGTTCCGCAGACCGGCTCAGCCCCGCAGAACTGCGCGCCGCCATCGCCAGCCGCGAAATTTTACAGAGCACTGCCCTTGCCTTTGACACCCAGCGCCAGCTCCGGTTCGACCTGGGCGGGGTAAAGGCCGTGATGCCCTTTGGTCAGTGTGCCGATGGGGCCGAGAGCGGCACCGTGCGGGACATTGCGGTGCTGACGCGGGTGGGCCGCCCCACCTGCTTTGTGATTGAAGGGATGGAGACCGGGGAAAACGGCCAGCCCTGCTACCTGCTTTCCCGGGCTGAGGCACAGCGGATGTGCAAGGCAGAGTATCTGGACACCTTACAGCCCGGGGACATCCTGCCCTGCACTGTGACCCACATCGAGCCGTTTGGTGCCTTTTGTGACGTTGGGTGCGGCATCAGCGCCCTGCTGCCCATCGACTGCATGTCGGTCAGCCGCATCTCCTCCCCTGCCGACCGGGTGAGTGTGGGCCAGCAGATCCTGTGCGCCATCAAAAGCCGGGATGTGCAGGGGCGATTCGTGCTGACCATCCGTGAGCTGCTGGGCACCTGGGAGGAGAACGCCGCCGGGTTCACCGTGGGCGAGACCGTGGTGGGCATTGTGCGGAGCGTGGAGGAATACGGCACCTTTGTGGAGATCGCCCCCAATCTGGCCGGCCTTGCCGAGACCTGCCCCGACCTGCACCCCGGGCAGGCGGTGAGCGTCTACATCAAAAACATCCTGCCCGATAAAATGAAGATCAAGCTGGTCATCGTCAACCACAGCCTGGGCCAGAGCCACCGGTTCGACCTGCGCTATTTCATCACCGAGGGGCATATCGACCACTGGCTGTATTCCACCCCCGAAAGCCGCAAGCGCATTGAAACAGATTTTGCGGTTGCGGCTTGCAATCCTGTCTGA
- a CDS encoding polysaccharide deacetylase family protein, which produces MVSWLRANGKFLFRGAALLLAGAAAGFGLGLFFAVPVGPGCQESDLTPVPDTGFVSPAPEAAPASSLPQEEPVPEKWVCLTFDDGPSKTTPAVLDALNAAGVKATFFVVATGYNEKYLPLIADAAAAGHQIALHSASHEYSDIYQSADAYWQDITLLKERISPYVNTASLHYLRFPGGSTNTVSRRYGGRGVMAELKQQCAEKGYAYVDWNVCAEDAVGGKPSAGTIYRNVVRETGEQTQCIVLMHDSATTRTTAEALPDIIQWYRDQGFTFCRVEQVFPAP; this is translated from the coding sequence ATGGTTTCATGGCTGAGAGCAAACGGGAAGTTTTTATTTCGCGGGGCAGCTCTGCTTCTGGCGGGCGCAGCGGCAGGCTTTGGGCTGGGGCTGTTCTTTGCTGTGCCGGTGGGGCCCGGCTGCCAGGAAAGCGACCTGACCCCGGTACCGGATACCGGCTTTGTCTCCCCTGCTCCGGAGGCAGCCCCTGCAAGCTCATTGCCGCAGGAGGAGCCGGTGCCGGAGAAATGGGTCTGCCTGACCTTCGATGATGGCCCCAGCAAAACGACCCCGGCGGTTCTGGATGCGCTGAACGCCGCCGGGGTCAAGGCCACCTTTTTTGTGGTGGCCACGGGCTACAATGAAAAGTACCTGCCGCTCATTGCGGATGCAGCGGCAGCAGGCCACCAGATCGCGCTGCATTCTGCTTCCCATGAATACAGTGACATCTACCAGAGTGCAGATGCTTACTGGCAGGATATCACCCTGTTGAAAGAGCGCATCTCGCCCTATGTCAACACAGCTTCTCTGCATTACCTGCGCTTTCCGGGCGGCAGCACCAACACGGTCAGCCGCCGCTACGGCGGGCGCGGTGTGATGGCCGAGCTGAAACAGCAGTGTGCCGAGAAGGGATATGCCTATGTAGACTGGAATGTCTGCGCTGAGGATGCCGTGGGCGGCAAGCCCAGTGCCGGAACCATCTACCGGAATGTGGTGCGTGAGACCGGCGAGCAGACCCAGTGCATCGTTCTGATGCATGATTCTGCCACCACCCGCACCACCGCCGAGGCGCTGCCGGACATCATCCAGTGGTATCGGGATCAGGGGTTCACATTCTGCCGCGTAGAGCAAGTGTTCCCAGCACCATAG
- the prfA gene encoding peptide chain release factor 1: MSRLLSQMEAVSHRFEELSIRLNQPETAADPALFRRLMQEYHEAEPVVQAYQALTTAQDHLAQAKALLEGETLDPDFKEMVQQEIGEKSQEVAQLENNLKILLLPKDVNDDKSVIMELRGGAGGEEAALFAHSLMRMYTMYVQSRGWELEVLNLNETELGGVKEAILAVNGAGAYNRLKYESGVHRVQRVPETETQGRIHTSTATVAVMPQAEEVDLVIDPKDLRIDTFRSSGAGGQHINKTSSAIRVTHIPTGMVVECQNERSQFQNKDKALEVLRSRLLAQKQKEQQDAINANRAGQVGTGDRSEKIRTYNFPQDRCTDHRIGLTVHNLDKIMDGNLDEIIDALATHEQAEKLRQLNAQAE; encoded by the coding sequence ATGTCAAGACTGCTTTCCCAAATGGAGGCTGTCAGCCACCGGTTTGAAGAACTTTCCATCCGCCTGAACCAGCCGGAAACAGCGGCAGATCCCGCACTGTTCCGCCGCTTGATGCAGGAGTATCACGAGGCGGAACCTGTGGTGCAGGCCTATCAGGCCCTGACCACGGCGCAGGATCATCTTGCTCAGGCCAAAGCCCTGCTCGAGGGCGAGACCCTTGATCCGGACTTTAAGGAAATGGTACAGCAGGAGATCGGCGAAAAAAGTCAGGAAGTGGCGCAGCTGGAAAATAATCTTAAAATTTTGCTGCTGCCCAAGGATGTCAACGATGATAAAAGTGTCATCATGGAGCTGCGCGGCGGTGCGGGCGGCGAAGAAGCCGCGCTGTTTGCCCACAGCCTGATGCGGATGTACACCATGTACGTCCAGAGCAGGGGCTGGGAGCTGGAGGTGCTGAACCTCAACGAGACGGAGCTGGGCGGTGTCAAGGAAGCCATCCTTGCCGTGAACGGCGCAGGGGCCTATAACCGGCTCAAGTATGAGAGCGGGGTGCACCGTGTCCAACGTGTGCCCGAGACCGAAACGCAGGGCCGCATCCACACCTCCACGGCAACCGTGGCGGTGATGCCGCAGGCCGAAGAGGTGGATCTTGTCATCGACCCCAAGGATCTGCGCATCGATACCTTCCGCTCCTCGGGTGCGGGCGGCCAGCACATCAACAAAACGTCCAGCGCCATCCGGGTCACGCACATCCCAACCGGAATGGTGGTGGAGTGCCAGAACGAGCGCAGCCAGTTCCAGAATAAGGATAAGGCACTGGAGGTCCTGCGCAGCCGCCTGCTGGCCCAGAAGCAGAAGGAACAGCAGGATGCCATCAATGCCAACCGCGCGGGGCAGGTGGGAACCGGTGACCGCAGCGAGAAGATCCGGACTTACAACTTCCCGCAGGATCGCTGCACTGACCACCGCATTGGCCTGACGGTCCACAATCTGGATAAGATCATGGACGGCAATCTGGACGAGATCATTGATGCACTGGCAACCCATGAACAGGCTGAAAAACTGCGTCAGCTCAACGCACAGGCTGAATGA
- a CDS encoding lytic transglycosylase domain-containing protein, whose protein sequence is MKKFLKTLVLLFLLCVVLLALPPVRRQVEQRLYPRKYNDLVEQYAAEYDLDPLLVYSFIRTESGFDPGATSSVDARGLMQMTEETFLWLRSKLGLGEEVSFGNLYDPDVSIRFGCYYLHLCLVRYNGDISTAAAAYHSGWGTVDALLQKEEHSEDGLTLSGFPYNQMHHYVEKITACYAKYTELYGA, encoded by the coding sequence TTGAAAAAGTTTTTGAAAACGCTGGTGCTGCTCTTTCTGCTCTGTGTGGTCCTGCTGGCGCTGCCGCCGGTGCGCCGTCAGGTGGAACAGCGGCTCTACCCGCGGAAATACAACGACCTTGTGGAGCAGTACGCCGCCGAGTATGACCTTGACCCGCTGCTGGTCTATTCCTTCATCCGCACCGAGAGCGGCTTTGACCCGGGCGCAACTTCCAGTGTCGATGCGCGCGGCCTGATGCAGATGACAGAGGAGACCTTCCTCTGGCTCCGCAGTAAGCTGGGCCTGGGGGAGGAGGTTTCCTTTGGCAACCTGTACGACCCTGATGTGAGCATCCGCTTTGGATGCTATTACCTCCACCTCTGCCTGGTGCGTTACAACGGCGATATCTCCACGGCCGCCGCAGCCTACCACAGCGGGTGGGGCACTGTGGATGCCCTGCTTCAGAAGGAGGAACATTCAGAGGACGGGTTGACCCTGTCGGGTTTCCCCTATAACCAGATGCACCACTATGTGGAAAAGATCACCGCCTGCTATGCCAAGTACACCGAGCTGTACGGAGCCTGA
- a CDS encoding L-threonylcarbamoyladenylate synthase: MKMKTEILPAEGEAIAKAADLLRRGELVALPTETVYGIAADARNGAAVAKIFVAKGRPQDNPLIVHVTGPEMLPGLVSEVPERAQLLMAAFCPGPLTIIMPRGPEVAAECCAGLDTVGIRMPSHPVARAVIAQSGCAFAAPSANLSGKPSPTNAQDVFTDMDGRLPLILDGGECDVGVESTVISVVGEKPTLFRPGHITLEDLERALGEEVEVSKAILEKLPEGAVVRSPGMKYKHYAPKADVTLLDGTFEQFKAYVDAHADQNPSCLCFTGEAEKLGWPCVEYGREGDGADQAKHIFRSLRALDEQGDGVVYARCPKKDGLSMAVYNRLIRAAAFRVIQL; the protein is encoded by the coding sequence ATGAAAATGAAAACTGAAATTTTACCTGCTGAGGGCGAAGCAATCGCCAAAGCGGCTGATCTGCTGCGCAGAGGGGAGCTGGTGGCCCTGCCCACCGAGACGGTCTACGGCATTGCCGCCGATGCACGCAACGGCGCGGCAGTCGCAAAGATCTTTGTGGCCAAGGGCCGCCCGCAGGACAACCCCCTGATCGTCCATGTCACCGGCCCGGAGATGCTGCCCGGCCTTGTCAGCGAGGTGCCTGAGCGTGCCCAGCTGCTGATGGCCGCGTTCTGCCCCGGCCCTCTGACCATCATCATGCCCCGCGGCCCGGAGGTGGCCGCGGAGTGCTGTGCCGGTCTGGACACGGTGGGCATCCGGATGCCCAGCCACCCGGTGGCACGGGCTGTCATTGCGCAGAGCGGCTGTGCCTTTGCGGCCCCCAGCGCGAACCTTTCCGGCAAGCCCAGCCCCACCAACGCACAGGATGTGTTCACCGATATGGATGGCCGTCTGCCCCTGATCCTGGATGGCGGCGAGTGCGATGTGGGTGTGGAGAGTACCGTGATCTCTGTGGTAGGCGAAAAGCCCACCTTGTTCCGCCCCGGCCATATCACGCTGGAAGATCTGGAGCGCGCTCTGGGTGAGGAGGTCGAGGTCTCCAAAGCCATCCTCGAAAAGCTGCCCGAGGGTGCTGTTGTCCGCAGCCCCGGCATGAAGTATAAGCATTACGCCCCTAAGGCAGATGTCACCCTGCTGGACGGCACCTTTGAGCAGTTCAAGGCCTATGTGGATGCCCATGCCGACCAGAACCCCAGCTGCCTCTGCTTTACCGGCGAGGCCGAAAAGCTCGGCTGGCCCTGCGTGGAGTATGGCAGGGAGGGCGATGGTGCCGATCAGGCAAAGCATATCTTCCGCAGCCTGCGCGCCCTGGATGAGCAGGGGGACGGGGTGGTCTATGCCCGCTGCCCCAAAAAGGACGGCCTGTCCATGGCGGTGTACAACCGCCTGATCCGTGCAGCAGCGTTCCGGGTGATCCAGCTATGA